DNA sequence from the Candidatus Methylomirabilota bacterium genome:
TGGATGTGGGTATCGACGATCTCGGTGATGGTCAGGCCCTTGCGCCGGGCCAGGGCCACGTACTCGTCCACCCGATCACGCGCCGGATCCACCACCGCCGCCTGGCCCGCCTGACCACAGCCGATCAGATACGAGAGGCAACCCGCCTCCTCGTTCAGGATCTGCTGAAAAATCATCGCTCGGATTGTCCCACATGGCTCCCGGGGGGCGCAAGGCCGGAGGCCCGGAAAGCCCCACCGGACTTGTAGGAACTTGACCGGGCCGATGCAGTTACACTAGAGTCACCAAAATCGACAGCGTCGAACTATGGGAGGCAGGCGAGGTCGAATGCGGCTGAAGATCCTAGGAGCCTTTGGTAGTGATGGGCAGGGCCAGCGGCCGTCGGCTTTTCTGGTCGACGATCGGGTTCTGGTCGACGCCGGAACCGTCGGCGGCGCCCTCTCGGTCCCCGAGCAGACGGCCATCACGCACGCCCTCATCAGCCACGCCCATCTCGACCACACCGTAGGCCTGGCCTTCCTTACCGACAGCCTGGCGATGGTCGCGCCCGAGCGATCCGTGACCGCCTGCAGCATCGCCCCCGTCATCGACACGCTGCGCACCCACTGCTACAACGACGCCCTCTGGCCGGACTTCACCACCATCCCCACCCGCGAGAATCCTGTGCTCAAGCTGCGGGTGCTGCCGGAGGAAGGCGAGGCGCGCGTGGGTGACCTCTGGGCGACCCCGGTACTGGTGGACCACACCATCCCGACGACCGGGTTCATCGTGCACGACGGGGAGACCGGCTTCGTGTATTCCGGCGACACCGGCCCCACCACACGAATCTGGGAGGTCGCACGCGAGATGCGCGGTCTCAAGGCCCTGGTGGTCGAGACCGCGTTCCCGAACCGGCTCGACGGCCTCGCGCGCGCCTCGGGCC
Encoded proteins:
- a CDS encoding 3',5'-cyclic-nucleotide phosphodiesterase, yielding MRLKILGAFGSDGQGQRPSAFLVDDRVLVDAGTVGGALSVPEQTAITHALISHAHLDHTVGLAFLTDSLAMVAPERSVTACSIAPVIDTLRTHCYNDALWPDFTTIPTRENPVLKLRVLPEEGEARVGDLWATPVLVDHTIPTTGFIVHDGETGFVYSGDTGPTTRIWEVAREMRGLKALVVETAFPNRLDGLARASGHLTPAKLREEMRKMPSDLPIWIFHVKPQLYQETAAELAQIDPTRIHILEQGKTYTF